The Paraburkholderia sp. ZP32-5 genome includes a window with the following:
- the uraD gene encoding 2-oxo-4-hydroxy-4-carboxy-5-ureidoimidazoline decarboxylase produces the protein MKAMQYTLDQLNCISTDAFVAALSGIFEHSPWVAELAARERPFASVDELHRKMSAIVETAGDDKQLTLINAHPELAGKAAVRGELTAESTREQSGAGLAQCTQQEFDKLLALNHAYREKFGFPFILAVRGYDRHGIIANFEARVNNSRADELRASLDQIYRIARFRLDDLIAA, from the coding sequence ATGAAGGCGATGCAATACACCTTGGACCAACTCAACTGCATCTCGACCGATGCCTTCGTCGCGGCGTTGTCGGGGATCTTCGAGCATTCGCCGTGGGTCGCGGAGCTCGCCGCGCGCGAGCGGCCGTTTGCAAGCGTCGACGAACTGCATCGCAAGATGTCGGCGATCGTCGAAACGGCCGGCGATGACAAACAACTCACGCTGATCAACGCGCACCCGGAGCTGGCCGGCAAGGCAGCGGTGCGCGGCGAGTTGACCGCGGAATCGACGCGCGAACAAAGCGGCGCCGGCCTCGCGCAATGCACGCAGCAAGAGTTCGACAAGCTGCTTGCGCTGAACCACGCGTATCGCGAGAAGTTCGGCTTCCCGTTCATTCTCGCGGTGCGTGGCTACGACCGTCACGGCATCATCGCGAACTTCGAAGCGCGCGTGAACAATAGCCGCGCGGACGAATTGCGCGCGAGCCTCGATCAGATCTATCGCATTGCGCGGTTCCGGCTCGACGACTTGATCGCCGCGTAA
- a CDS encoding mechanosensitive ion channel family protein produces MFDKTLRFEGGPNWHHFNIYTDSWLVAVLLVAALFVAIVLASAICYYVTRALMLMIVGRFARREQYKWLRAAERHKVFHRLAPLVPAAIVYAAAPLLTGLTFPLIAVLGRPLAILAACYMVYTLLRTALAFLNSVGERYSHYPSASQRPIKSFLQITTIVLYVIALIAVISVLLQRSPAYFLTGVSAMTALLIIIFRDTLFGFVASIQLAAYDMLRVGDWIEVPGFVADGTVIDIALNTIKVQNFDNSIVMLPSYVLLTNSVKNWRGMTESGGRRVRHAIHFDAGTICFPDEALLNRLHGDVDMSLTSRVPGDTQRRTNLGLYRLYLTNWLRDHPAVRRDMPLVIRQLQSSQPVVALEIYLYVNETNWELYETLQSDMLDHAYGVVPLFGLRCWQPE; encoded by the coding sequence ATGTTCGACAAGACGCTGCGTTTCGAGGGCGGACCGAACTGGCATCACTTCAACATCTATACGGATAGCTGGCTCGTTGCGGTGCTGCTCGTCGCCGCGCTGTTTGTCGCAATCGTTCTGGCGAGCGCAATCTGCTACTACGTGACGCGTGCGCTGATGCTGATGATCGTCGGCCGCTTCGCACGCCGCGAGCAGTACAAGTGGTTGCGCGCCGCCGAGCGCCACAAGGTGTTCCACCGGCTCGCGCCGCTGGTGCCTGCCGCAATCGTCTACGCGGCCGCGCCGCTGCTCACCGGGCTCACGTTTCCGCTGATCGCGGTGCTCGGTCGCCCGCTAGCGATTCTCGCAGCCTGCTACATGGTGTACACGCTGCTGCGCACCGCGCTGGCGTTCCTCAATAGCGTCGGTGAGCGCTACAGCCACTATCCGTCCGCGAGCCAGCGGCCAATCAAGAGCTTCCTGCAGATCACGACCATCGTGCTCTACGTAATCGCGCTGATCGCCGTGATCTCGGTGCTGCTGCAACGTTCACCCGCGTACTTCCTGACGGGCGTCAGCGCGATGACCGCGCTTCTGATCATCATCTTCCGCGACACGTTGTTCGGCTTCGTCGCCAGCATCCAGCTCGCCGCCTACGACATGTTGCGAGTGGGCGACTGGATCGAAGTGCCCGGTTTCGTCGCCGACGGCACAGTGATCGACATCGCGCTCAACACGATCAAGGTGCAGAACTTCGACAACTCGATCGTCATGCTGCCGAGCTACGTGCTGCTGACGAACAGCGTGAAGAACTGGCGAGGCATGACCGAGTCGGGCGGCCGCCGCGTCAGGCATGCGATCCATTTCGATGCCGGCACTATCTGTTTTCCTGATGAGGCGCTGCTCAACCGGCTGCATGGCGATGTCGATATGTCGCTTACGTCCCGCGTGCCTGGTGACACGCAGCGTCGCACGAACCTTGGCCTGTACCGTCTCTATCTGACCAACTGGTTGCGCGATCATCCGGCGGTGCGCCGGGACATGCCGCTCGTGATCCGGCAACTTCAGTCCAGCCAGCCCGTTGTCGCGCTGGAGATCTATCTCTATGTGAACGAGACGAATTGGGAGCTGTATGAAACGCTGCAGTCGGACATGCTCGATCATGCGTATGGCGTTGTACCGCTGTTCGGGTTGCGTTGCTGGCAGCCGGAATAG
- a CDS encoding 2'-5' RNA ligase family protein, protein MPEQLWLPGLEAPPTPTDGLFFAVFPDTNTAAGIAKFAQQLCTEARVRSKPLAANRLHVTLRHLGNFAGGLPDQLVDAVKQAAASLALAPFTVEFDAVVSFSKRPRPGPAVLVGEDGVRGLHVLHDTLEVALKNAGFEPGPEFTPHVTLAYGMPWAERRPAEPACWNVREFALVHSLLGRTKHVVLARWPLAGGV, encoded by the coding sequence ATGCCTGAACAACTGTGGCTGCCGGGGCTGGAGGCGCCGCCCACGCCGACCGACGGGCTTTTTTTCGCCGTCTTCCCCGACACGAATACGGCGGCCGGTATCGCGAAGTTCGCGCAACAGCTTTGCACGGAAGCCCGCGTGCGCAGCAAGCCGCTCGCGGCGAACCGTTTGCATGTGACGTTGCGCCATCTCGGCAACTTTGCGGGCGGCTTGCCCGATCAACTCGTCGACGCGGTAAAGCAGGCGGCGGCATCGCTCGCTCTCGCGCCGTTCACGGTCGAATTCGACGCGGTCGTCAGCTTCTCGAAACGACCCAGACCCGGGCCGGCGGTGCTGGTAGGAGAAGATGGCGTGCGCGGTCTGCATGTGCTTCACGACACGCTCGAGGTCGCGTTGAAAAACGCCGGTTTCGAGCCCGGCCCGGAGTTTACGCCGCACGTCACGCTCGCCTATGGGATGCCCTGGGCCGAGCGCCGTCCGGCCGAGCCGGCCTGCTGGAATGTGCGGGAATTTGCGCTGGTACACAGTCTGTTGGGACGCACGAAGCATGTCGTGCTCGCGCGTTGGCCGTTGGCTGGCGGAGTTTGA
- the ldcA gene encoding muramoyltetrapeptide carboxypeptidase, whose protein sequence is MTAHRTIELIAPSGYPHDPQVLHRALHRLRAQGHHVDGEDAARRRYQRFAGTDGERAADLNRLADPSRDLPDIVLAVRGGYGAVRILHGLDYEGLQRRLADQPIALVGHSDFTAIQLALLARAGVKTFGGPMLMSDFGAEELSEFTMQHFWSALTQPTLTVTGNAPQAQPVDVSGMLWGGNLAVIASLVGTPYMPPVQGGILFLEDVNEQPFRIERMIYQLHLAGILAQQQALVLGDFSGGKPYEYDNGYDLYAMIEQVRAVIGIPIVSGLQFGHIHNMLTLPVGADARLVADAQGFRLTLSGYPCLA, encoded by the coding sequence ATGACCGCTCATCGCACCATCGAACTGATCGCGCCGTCCGGCTATCCGCATGATCCGCAGGTGCTGCATCGCGCGCTGCATCGTCTGCGCGCGCAGGGGCATCACGTCGACGGCGAGGATGCGGCGCGGCGCCGCTATCAGCGCTTTGCCGGCACCGACGGCGAGCGCGCGGCCGATCTGAACCGTCTCGCCGATCCATCGCGCGATCTGCCCGATATCGTGCTGGCCGTGCGTGGCGGCTACGGCGCGGTGCGCATCCTGCACGGCCTCGATTACGAAGGGCTGCAACGCCGTCTCGCCGACCAGCCGATCGCGCTCGTCGGTCACAGCGACTTCACCGCGATCCAGCTCGCGCTGCTCGCTCGCGCCGGTGTGAAGACCTTCGGTGGCCCGATGCTGATGAGCGATTTCGGCGCCGAGGAACTGAGCGAATTCACGATGCAGCACTTCTGGTCGGCGCTCACGCAGCCGACGCTGACGGTGACCGGCAACGCGCCGCAAGCACAGCCCGTCGACGTGTCCGGCATGCTGTGGGGCGGCAATCTGGCGGTGATCGCATCGCTGGTCGGCACGCCGTACATGCCGCCGGTGCAGGGCGGCATCCTGTTTCTCGAAGACGTGAACGAGCAGCCGTTTCGCATCGAGCGGATGATCTATCAGCTGCATCTGGCCGGCATCCTCGCGCAGCAGCAGGCCCTGGTGCTCGGCGATTTTTCCGGCGGCAAGCCGTATGAGTACGACAACGGTTACGACCTGTACGCGATGATCGAGCAGGTGCGCGCGGTGATCGGCATTCCGATCGTCAGCGGGCTGCAGTTCGGCCATATCCACAACATGCTGACGCTGCCGGTCGGCGCGGACGCGCGTCTCGTCGCCGACGCGCAGGGATTCCGGCTGACGTTGTCGGGCTATCCCTGTCTTGCGTGA
- the puuE gene encoding allantoinase PuuE: protein MPLDPNYPRDLIGYGRHPVHANWPGRARIAVQFVLNYEEGGENCVLHGDPASEQFLSEIVGAAAYPARHMSMESIYEYGSRAGVWRILREFEKRGLPLTVFGVGMAIERHPELARAFVELGHEIACHGYRWIHYQDMSPEQEAEHMRLGMQAIERVTGVRPLGWYTGRDSPNTHRLVAEYGGFLYDSDYYGDDLPFWMDVDVTGGKKVPQLIVPYTLDTNDMRFATPQGFNTADHFFTYLRDAFDVLYEEGAETPKMLSIGMHCRLLGRPGRFRALQRFLDHIEQHDRVWVTRRVDIARHWHDTHPYQPDYQSDNREAAA, encoded by the coding sequence ATGCCACTCGACCCGAACTACCCCCGCGATCTGATCGGCTACGGCCGCCACCCGGTGCATGCGAACTGGCCGGGCCGGGCGCGTATCGCGGTGCAATTCGTCCTGAACTACGAGGAGGGCGGCGAGAACTGCGTGCTGCACGGCGACCCCGCGTCCGAGCAGTTCCTGTCGGAGATCGTCGGCGCGGCCGCGTACCCGGCGCGCCATATGAGCATGGAATCGATCTACGAATACGGCTCGCGCGCGGGCGTGTGGCGCATCCTGCGCGAATTCGAAAAGCGCGGTCTGCCGCTGACGGTGTTCGGTGTCGGCATGGCCATCGAACGGCACCCGGAACTCGCGCGCGCATTCGTCGAACTCGGTCATGAGATTGCGTGTCACGGCTATCGCTGGATTCACTATCAGGACATGTCGCCGGAGCAGGAAGCGGAGCATATGCGTCTCGGCATGCAGGCGATCGAGCGCGTGACGGGCGTGCGTCCGCTCGGCTGGTACACCGGCCGTGACAGCCCGAACACGCATCGCCTCGTCGCCGAATACGGCGGCTTCCTGTACGACTCGGATTACTACGGCGACGATCTGCCGTTCTGGATGGACGTCGACGTGACGGGCGGCAAAAAGGTGCCGCAACTGATCGTGCCGTACACGCTCGATACCAACGACATGCGCTTCGCGACGCCGCAGGGCTTCAATACCGCGGATCACTTCTTCACCTATCTGCGCGACGCGTTCGACGTGCTGTACGAAGAGGGCGCCGAAACGCCGAAGATGCTGTCGATCGGCATGCACTGCCGGTTGCTTGGGCGGCCTGGGCGCTTTCGCGCGCTGCAGCGTTTTCTCGATCACATCGAACAGCACGACCGCGTGTGGGTCACGCGGCGCGTCGACATCGCGCGGCACTGGCACGACACTCATCCTTATCAACCCGATTACCAATCCGATAACCGCGAGGCGGCGGCATGA
- a CDS encoding aspartate/glutamate racemase family protein, which produces MRIKLINPNTTRRMTEAMGRCAREVAAPGTEVIAVSPTMGPPSIEGYYDEAFATPGLLAEVAAGEREGCDGYVIACFGDPGLYAAREVARGPVIGIAEAAMHAASVLAPGFTVVTTLARTCGMAWHLAERYGMKRFCRNVRATDVAVLDLDKPGSAARRIILDECRRALDEDGSDAIVLGCAGMAELCAEIEDALGAPVIEGVTAAVKWTEALVALRLSTAKRGDYARPLAKRYDGALASFSPDGDEPAGGRNAASATRDATDLCTTLAQDDAGATRVNA; this is translated from the coding sequence ATGCGTATCAAACTGATCAATCCCAACACGACCCGACGCATGACCGAGGCGATGGGACGCTGCGCGCGCGAAGTCGCCGCGCCCGGCACCGAGGTGATCGCGGTCAGTCCGACGATGGGGCCGCCGTCGATCGAAGGCTATTACGACGAGGCGTTCGCGACGCCGGGTCTGCTCGCCGAAGTCGCGGCGGGCGAGCGCGAGGGTTGCGACGGCTACGTGATCGCCTGCTTCGGCGATCCCGGCCTCTACGCGGCGCGCGAGGTGGCGAGGGGACCGGTGATTGGCATCGCCGAGGCGGCGATGCATGCGGCGAGCGTGCTCGCACCGGGCTTCACGGTCGTGACCACGCTGGCGCGCACCTGCGGGATGGCCTGGCATCTGGCCGAGCGCTACGGCATGAAGCGCTTCTGTCGCAACGTGCGCGCGACCGACGTCGCGGTGCTCGATCTCGACAAGCCGGGCTCGGCTGCGCGCCGCATCATTCTCGACGAATGCCGGCGCGCGCTCGACGAGGATGGCTCCGACGCGATCGTGCTCGGCTGCGCAGGCATGGCCGAACTATGCGCTGAAATCGAGGACGCGCTCGGCGCGCCGGTGATCGAAGGCGTGACGGCGGCGGTGAAATGGACCGAGGCACTGGTCGCGCTGCGGCTGTCGACGGCCAAGCGCGGCGACTACGCACGGCCGCTCGCGAAGCGCTACGACGGCGCGTTGGCATCGTTCAGCCCGGATGGCGACGAGCCCGCTGGCGGGCGAAACGCTGCGTCGGCCACGCGCGATGCGACGGACCTGTGCACGACTCTCGCGCAGGACGACGCCGGTGCGACGCGGGTAAACGCGTAA
- the tadA gene encoding tRNA adenosine(34) deaminase TadA yields MPTEPPAVSERDRRFMALAQAAADEARAAGEVPVGAVLVRGDEVIATGFNHPIGAHDPSAHAEMVALRAAAQALENYRLPGCELYVTLEPCLMCAGAIMHARIARVVFGARDPKTGACGSVVDAFANPQLNHHTTVSGGVLEAECGAALKSFFAERRRASREAREAARGEGGLASAATTEATRAIDPVIQPDNEPPPTAPL; encoded by the coding sequence ATCCCCACTGAGCCACCCGCAGTCTCAGAACGCGATCGGCGTTTCATGGCGCTCGCCCAGGCCGCCGCCGACGAGGCGCGCGCGGCCGGTGAGGTGCCGGTCGGCGCGGTGCTCGTGCGCGGCGATGAAGTGATCGCCACCGGTTTCAACCATCCGATCGGCGCGCATGACCCGTCCGCGCATGCGGAAATGGTCGCGCTGCGCGCCGCCGCGCAGGCGCTCGAAAATTACCGTTTGCCCGGCTGCGAACTCTATGTGACGCTCGAGCCGTGCCTGATGTGCGCGGGCGCGATCATGCACGCGCGCATCGCGCGCGTCGTGTTCGGTGCGCGAGATCCGAAGACCGGCGCGTGCGGCAGCGTCGTCGATGCATTCGCGAATCCGCAGCTGAACCATCACACGACGGTCAGCGGCGGCGTGCTCGAAGCGGAATGCGGCGCGGCGCTGAAGTCGTTTTTCGCGGAACGGCGGCGCGCGAGCCGCGAAGCGCGCGAAGCGGCACGCGGCGAGGGCGGTCTCGCTTCCGCCGCAACAACCGAAGCCACCAGAGCCATCGATCCCGTCATTCAGCCCGATAACGAACCGCCTCCCACTGCGCCGCTCTAA
- a CDS encoding GntR family transcriptional regulator: protein MSDTDSTANSSKPEAIAERIRAAILEHRLAPGAKLTEAQLCEVFGVKRGPIRQALTQLAGERLVDLEPNRGAFVASPSLQEVHEVFEMRRIIELAVVEKICNGHGVRRLKNISGMIGRERKAFETRDFPAWIRLSGEFHTELANLTGNTVLCDCLNGLVARSTLISALYESLGRSPCSFEDHEAIIAALDAGDAKEAAALMSRHLQSVELKMLERPARGAADLHEVFGALAPRDISTETAKADSTEG from the coding sequence ATGTCCGACACCGATTCCACCGCGAATAGTTCGAAACCCGAAGCGATTGCCGAGCGCATCCGCGCCGCGATCCTCGAGCATCGGCTGGCGCCGGGCGCGAAGCTGACCGAAGCCCAGTTATGCGAAGTATTCGGCGTCAAGCGCGGTCCGATCCGCCAGGCGCTGACGCAACTGGCCGGCGAGCGGCTCGTCGACCTCGAGCCGAATCGTGGCGCGTTCGTCGCGAGTCCGTCGCTGCAGGAGGTGCATGAGGTGTTCGAAATGCGCCGCATCATCGAGCTGGCTGTGGTCGAGAAGATCTGTAACGGCCACGGCGTGCGGCGGTTGAAGAACATCAGCGGGATGATCGGGCGCGAACGCAAGGCGTTCGAAACTCGCGATTTTCCGGCGTGGATTCGCCTGTCGGGCGAGTTTCATACCGAGCTCGCGAACCTCACCGGCAATACGGTGCTGTGCGATTGCCTGAATGGGCTGGTCGCTCGTTCCACGCTGATTTCCGCGCTGTACGAATCACTCGGACGCAGCCCGTGCTCGTTCGAGGACCATGAAGCGATCATCGCCGCGCTCGACGCCGGCGATGCGAAGGAGGCCGCGGCATTGATGTCGCGCCATCTGCAAAGCGTCGAATTGAAGATGCTGGAGCGCCCCGCGCGCGGCGCGGCGGATTTGCACGAAGTATTCGGCGCCTTGGCGCCGCGAGACATATCCACGGAGACAGCCAAAGCCGATTCCACCGAAGGCTGA
- a CDS encoding NCS1 family nucleobase:cation symporter-1 yields MAQFSAAPDSHAMPTYQDGAPQADSSMPAGYSERLYNEDLAPLRAQSWTAYNIFAFWMSDVHSVGGYVFAGSLFALGLTSWQVLIALLVGITIVNLLCNLIAKPSQANGVPYPVACRATFGVLGANVPAVIRGLIAVAWYGIQTYLASSALVIVVLKFVPQLLPYADVHRHGLFGLSTLGWAGFMLLWVLQALVFWHGMETIKKFIDFAGPAVYVVMFILAGYMVYRAGWRNIGINLGGVKYHGMEVVPVMITAISLVVSYFSGPMLNFGDFSRYGKSFRSVKRGNFWGLPINFLAFSLVTVITTAATLPVFGELITDPVETVGRIDYPLAVILGALTFTIATIGINIVANFVSPAFDFSNVAPRLISWRAGGMLAAVASVFITPWNLFNNPAVIHYTLDVLGSFIGPLYGVLVVDYYLVKRQKIVLDDLYTVEPNGSYWYRNGVNYRAVAALLPAALIAVICVMVPGLDGCANFSWFIGAGLAAVFYRLIAR; encoded by the coding sequence ATGGCTCAGTTCAGTGCAGCGCCAGACAGTCACGCAATGCCCACCTACCAGGACGGCGCCCCACAGGCCGATTCATCGATGCCGGCCGGCTACAGCGAGCGGCTCTATAACGAAGACCTCGCGCCGCTGCGCGCGCAGAGCTGGACCGCGTACAACATCTTTGCGTTCTGGATGTCCGACGTGCACAGCGTCGGCGGTTATGTGTTCGCGGGCAGCCTGTTCGCGCTCGGTCTGACGAGCTGGCAGGTGCTGATCGCGCTGCTCGTCGGTATCACCATCGTCAATCTGCTGTGCAACCTGATCGCGAAGCCGAGCCAGGCGAACGGCGTGCCGTATCCGGTCGCATGCCGCGCGACCTTCGGCGTGCTCGGCGCGAATGTGCCGGCGGTGATTCGCGGCCTGATCGCGGTCGCGTGGTATGGGATTCAGACCTATCTGGCGTCGAGCGCGCTGGTGATCGTCGTGCTGAAGTTCGTGCCGCAATTGCTGCCCTATGCGGACGTGCATCGGCATGGCCTCTTTGGTCTGTCGACGCTCGGCTGGGCCGGCTTCATGCTGCTGTGGGTGCTGCAGGCGCTGGTGTTCTGGCACGGCATGGAGACGATCAAGAAGTTCATCGACTTCGCGGGCCCGGCCGTCTATGTCGTGATGTTCATTCTCGCCGGCTACATGGTGTATCGCGCGGGTTGGCGCAACATCGGCATCAACCTGGGCGGCGTCAAATATCACGGCATGGAGGTGGTGCCGGTGATGATCACCGCGATCTCGCTGGTGGTGTCGTACTTCTCCGGGCCGATGCTCAACTTCGGCGACTTCTCGCGCTACGGCAAGAGCTTTCGCAGCGTGAAGCGCGGCAACTTCTGGGGCCTGCCCATCAACTTCCTCGCGTTCTCGCTCGTCACGGTGATCACGACCGCGGCCACGCTGCCGGTGTTCGGTGAACTGATCACCGATCCGGTCGAAACGGTGGGTCGCATCGACTATCCGCTCGCGGTCATTCTCGGCGCGCTGACCTTCACGATCGCCACGATCGGCATCAACATCGTCGCGAACTTCGTGTCGCCGGCCTTTGACTTCTCGAACGTCGCACCGCGTCTGATCAGCTGGCGCGCCGGCGGCATGTTGGCGGCGGTTGCGTCGGTGTTCATCACGCCGTGGAACCTGTTCAACAATCCGGCCGTGATTCACTACACGCTCGACGTGCTCGGCAGCTTCATCGGACCGTTGTATGGCGTGCTGGTGGTCGACTACTACCTGGTCAAGCGTCAGAAGATCGTGCTCGACGATCTGTACACGGTCGAGCCGAACGGCAGCTACTGGTATCGCAATGGCGTCAACTATCGCGCGGTGGCGGCGCTGCTGCCGGCTGCGTTGATCGCGGTGATCTGCGTGATGGTGCCGGGGCTCGACGGCTGCGCGAATTTCTCGTGGTTTATCGGCGCGGGGCTCGCCGCAGTGTTCTATCGTCTGATCGCACGCTGA
- a CDS encoding ureidoglycolate lyase, with protein sequence MKTLAIEPLTKAAFAAFGDVIELEGAKQIPINLGTTMRFHDLAKVDVTDENGRTLVNLFRGQPRTLPFEVKMLERHPLGSQAFVPLNDKPYLVVVAPAGELDVSKIRAFVTSGWQGVNYAKGVWHHPLIALGEVSDFIVVDRGGDGLNLNEQDLAESLWLTEDALSAVAV encoded by the coding sequence ATGAAAACGCTCGCCATCGAACCGCTGACCAAAGCCGCGTTCGCCGCCTTCGGCGATGTGATCGAACTCGAAGGCGCGAAGCAGATTCCGATCAACCTCGGCACGACGATGCGCTTTCACGATCTCGCGAAAGTGGATGTCACCGACGAGAACGGCCGCACGCTGGTGAACCTGTTTCGCGGCCAGCCGCGCACGTTGCCGTTCGAGGTGAAGATGCTCGAGCGGCATCCGCTCGGCAGCCAGGCATTCGTGCCGCTGAACGACAAGCCGTATCTGGTCGTCGTCGCGCCGGCGGGCGAACTCGATGTCTCGAAGATTCGCGCGTTCGTGACGAGTGGCTGGCAGGGCGTCAACTATGCGAAGGGCGTGTGGCACCATCCGCTGATTGCGTTGGGCGAGGTCAGCGACTTTATCGTCGTCGACCGTGGCGGGGACGGGCTCAATCTGAATGAGCAGGATCTGGCCGAGTCACTGTGGCTGACTGAGGATGCGTTGAGTGCGGTGGCGGTTTGA
- a CDS encoding DnaJ family domain-containing protein: MKLLDALVEQRIAAAAARGEFDDLPGAGAPLLLDDDALVPEEVRVANRILKNAGFVPPAVEQLRALRDLQTELDAVSDPATRCQLQARMLALDMALESLRGGPLVLPREYCRRIAERLSERAGNTDAADAGSQ, encoded by the coding sequence ATGAAATTGCTTGATGCGCTTGTCGAACAGCGTATTGCCGCCGCCGCCGCGCGCGGAGAGTTCGACGACTTGCCGGGTGCCGGTGCGCCCCTTCTTCTCGATGACGATGCTCTAGTGCCGGAAGAGGTGCGCGTCGCCAATCGGATCCTGAAAAACGCGGGCTTCGTGCCGCCCGCCGTCGAGCAGCTTCGCGCGTTGCGCGATCTGCAAACGGAGCTCGATGCCGTGAGCGATCCGGCCACCCGCTGCCAGCTGCAGGCGCGCATGCTCGCGCTCGATATGGCGCTCGAATCGCTGCGCGGCGGCCCGCTAGTGCTGCCGCGCGAATATTGCCGCCGGATCGCCGAACGTCTGTCGGAGCGTGCCGGCAATACCGATGCAGCCGACGCGGGTTCGCAGTGA
- the alc gene encoding allantoicase, which translates to MALPTLDPNAPEFTRRYVNLADPRLGAQALEASDDFFAPKDRMLNPEPAVFIPGKYDDNGKWMDGWETRRKRTSGYDWCVVKLARPGVIKGLDLDTSHFTGNFPPAASVEAARVVDGAPNQSTQWTEIVPSTTLQGNSHLYVEVSDANAYTHLRVNIYPDGGIARLRVYGQPQVDWAGASRTEQFDLAAMENGAYLVGANNQHFGAASTLLMPGRGVNMGDGWETRRRREPGNDWAIVALAQPGVIRKIEVDTAHFKGNYPDRCSIQAAYVKGGTDSSLVTQAMFWPVLLGEQKLQMDKQHFFESEIAALGPVTHVRFNIYPDGGVSRLRLWGTLE; encoded by the coding sequence ATGGCACTTCCGACTCTCGACCCCAACGCACCGGAATTCACGCGCCGCTACGTGAACCTGGCGGATCCGCGTCTGGGCGCGCAGGCGCTCGAGGCCAGCGACGATTTCTTCGCGCCGAAGGACCGCATGCTGAATCCGGAGCCCGCCGTCTTCATTCCCGGCAAGTACGACGACAACGGCAAATGGATGGACGGCTGGGAAACCCGCCGCAAGCGCACGAGCGGCTACGACTGGTGCGTCGTCAAGCTTGCGCGCCCGGGCGTGATCAAGGGGCTCGACCTCGATACGAGCCACTTCACCGGCAACTTCCCGCCGGCGGCATCGGTGGAAGCGGCACGCGTCGTCGATGGCGCGCCGAATCAGTCGACGCAATGGACCGAGATCGTGCCGTCCACCACGCTGCAGGGCAACAGCCACCTCTACGTCGAAGTGAGCGATGCGAACGCATACACGCATCTGCGCGTGAACATCTATCCGGACGGCGGCATCGCGCGTCTGCGCGTGTATGGGCAGCCGCAAGTCGACTGGGCCGGCGCGAGCCGCACCGAGCAGTTCGATCTCGCCGCGATGGAAAACGGCGCGTACCTGGTCGGCGCGAACAACCAGCACTTCGGCGCCGCGTCCACGTTGCTGATGCCGGGCCGTGGCGTGAACATGGGTGACGGCTGGGAAACGCGCCGCCGTCGCGAGCCGGGCAACGACTGGGCGATCGTCGCGCTCGCGCAGCCGGGCGTGATCCGCAAGATCGAAGTCGATACCGCGCACTTCAAGGGCAACTATCCGGATCGCTGCTCGATCCAGGCCGCGTACGTGAAGGGCGGCACCGACAGCTCGCTCGTCACGCAGGCGATGTTCTGGCCGGTGCTGCTCGGCGAACAGAAGCTGCAGATGGACAAGCAGCATTTCTTCGAAAGCGAGATCGCCGCGCTCGGGCCCGTCACGCACGTGCGTTTCAACATCTATCCGGACGGTGGCGTGTCGCGTCTGCGTCTGTGGGGGACGCTCGAATGA